One Drosophila subobscura isolate 14011-0131.10 chromosome U, UCBerk_Dsub_1.0, whole genome shotgun sequence DNA window includes the following coding sequences:
- the LOC117901452 gene encoding uncharacterized protein LOC117901452 isoform X3 → MDLRFVFIVFLLKWTHAQGSHPPRIVEHPIDTTVPRHEPATLNCKAEGSPTPTIQWYKDGVPLKILPGSHRITLPAGGLFFLKVVNSRRETDAGVYWCEAKNELGVARSRNATLQVAVLRDEFRLEPQNTRIAQGDTALLECAAPRGIPEPAVTWKKGGQKLDLEGSKRVRIVDGGNLAIQDARQTDEGQYQCIAKNPVGVRESSLATLKVHVKPYIIRGPHDQTVLEGASVTFPCRVGGDPMPDVLWLRTASGGNMPLDRVSVLEDRSLKLERVTIADEGEYSCEADNVVGAITAMGTLTVYVPEAPPYGMEAIQFNRTSVFLKWLPPQPNRTRNGILTSYNVVVKGLDVHNTTRIFKNMTIDAATPTLLLANLTTGVTYYIAVAAATRVGVGPFSHPAVLRIDARTQSLDTGYTRYPISRDIADDFLTQTWFIVLLGSIIAIIVFLLGALVLFKRYQFIKQTSLGSLHGNHAIGTVRKFPTLPLNGGGPVGAGGSNSTSTTNGPNGLWIDPSGGVWRQAAGGGAAAGSAAGGGATKEQLPGYAQATAQQGQQQQPTLLPDYERLSPLNMPDYAEVACSTFKSPTHGGMGSTASSSLYDSCGAYATTNVVANVKLYQNRYAAKPQPQGQSQSQSHSQSNNNNNQSNHQSNNDYQSTGMYSAPPSAHYGCLDGKQQPNLMTTSTASTAIMGGSPAKLKKINITENKMEQMECKTERTNPFNQQQQLLLASNALKQGLGAYANTTLAAQMASGGGAGTLRRQRQPKTLYKSENNILGKASGLRHPIVASNGNMDFLTGGPPMNAENLEAGDFSGLGLCNSTNQLLNDWASSASIAAAGDYHFGSKQPSKQHLYMKAKDGTWSAVSSDAYQSFKQSQHQQQQPQHHQFLAGSGDNNKSLASVNSLAASDTKFMSSFGSTANV, encoded by the exons gTTCACATCCGCCACGAATAGTGGAGCATCCCATAGATACGACAGTGCCACGACACGAGCCAGCGACGCTTAATTGCAAAGCCGAGGGCAGCCCCACGCCCACCATTCAGTGGTATAAGGACGGAGTCCCGCTGAAGATACTGCCGGGCTCTCATCGCATCACCCTGCCAGCTGGTGGATTGTTTTTCCTCAAG GTTGTCAATTCGCGTCGCGAAACAGATGCCGGCGTCTATTGGTGTGAGGCAAAGAATGAATTGGGCGTGGCACGCAGCCGGAATGCCACATTGCAAGTGGCGG tgCTTCGCGATGAGTTCCGCCTGGAGCCACAGAATACACGCATCGCCCAGGGCGATACGGCACTGCTGGAGTGTGCGGCACCGCGGGGCATTCCCGAGCCTGCCGTCACCTGGAAGAAGGGCGGACAGAAATTGGATTTGGAGGGCTCGAAGCGTGTACGCATCGTTGACGGCGGCAATTTGGCCATTCAGGATGCCCGACAGACTGACGAGGGTCAATACCAGTGCATAGCCAAGAATCCCGTTGGGGTGCGCGAATCGTCGCTGGCAACGCTCAAAGTACATG TCAAACCCTACATCATACGTGGACCTCACGATCAAACCGTTTTGGAAGGTGCCTCCGTGACGTTTCCCTGCCGTGTGGGCGGTGACCCCATGCCGgatgtgctgtggctgcgcaCCGCCTCGGGTGGCAATATGCCATTGG ATCGCGTGAGTGTCCTCGAAGATCGCAGCTTGAAGCTGGAGCGTGTGACCATTGCGGATGAGGGCGAGTACAGTTGCGAGGCGGATAATGTGGTGGGCGCCATCACTGCCATGGGCACACTGACAGTTTACG TGCCTGAAGCGCCGCCATATGGCATGGAAGCCATTCAATTCAATCGCACTTCGGTCTTTTTGAAGTGGTTGCCACCGCAACCAAATCGAACACGCAATG GCATCCTCACCAGCTACAATGTGGTCGTCAAAGGACTGGATGTGCACAATACGACGCGGATATTCAAAAATATGACCATAGATGCGGCAACGCCCACACTACTGCTGGCTAACCTCACCACGGGAGTCACCTACTACATTGCCGTGGCGGCTGCGACGCGGGTGGGCGTCGGACCCTTTAGCCATCCGGCAGTGCTCCGCATCGATGCACGCACCCAGTCGCTGGACACGGGCTATACGAG ATATCCCATCAGTCGTGATATTGCCGATGACTTTTTAACACAGACCTGGTTTATCGTCCTGCTGGGCTCCATCATTGCCATAATTGTGTTTCTATTGGGCGCATTGGTACTATTCAAGCGCTATCAATTTATCAAGCAGACCTCGCTGGGCAGCTTACATG GCAATCACGCAATCGGAACCGTGCGAAAGTTTCCAACATTGCCGCTAAATGGAGGCGGACCTGTCGGTGCCGGCGGCTCAAATTCGACGTCAACCACCAACGGCCCCAATGGCCTCTGGATCGATCCCAGTGGCGGTGTTTGGCGACAGGCGGCAGGgggaggcgctgctgctggctctgccgctggagGTGGTGCGACAAAGGAGCAACTTCCGGGATACGCACAGGCCACCGCTCAACagggacaacaacaacagccaacgCTGCTGCCTGATTACGAGAG ACTCTCGCCATTGAATATGCCGGATTATGCGGAAGTTGCATGTTCAACATTCAAAAGTCCCACCCATGGTGGCATGGGCTCGACGGCATCATCGTCGCTGTATGATAGCTGCGGGGCCTATGCCACCACCAATGTGGTGGCCAATGTCAAGCTCTATCAGAATCGCTATGCAGCCAAGCCGCAGCCACAgggccagtcccagtcccagtcccactcccagtcgaacaacaacaacaatcagagCAATCATCAGAGCAATAATGACTATCAATCGACGGGAATGTACTCGGCACCGCCCAGCGCCCACTATGGCTGCCTCGATGGGAAGCAGCAACCAAATCTGATGACAACTTCGACAGCCTCCACGGCCATAATGGGCGGCTCCCCGGCCAAACTGAAAAAGATCAACATTACAGAGAACAAAATGGAACAAATGGAATGCAAGACGGAGCGCACGAATCCTttcaatcagcagcaacaactcctGTTGGCCAGCAATGCCCTGAAGCAGGGCCTGGGCGCCTATGCCAACACCACGCTGGCAGCCCAAATGGCCAGCGGCGGCGGGGCTGGCACACTGCGGCGCCAACGACAGCCCAAGACGCTGTACAAGAGCGAGAATAATATACTGGGCAAGGCCTCAGGGCTGCGGCATCCCATTGTGGCATCAAATGGTAATATGGATTTCCTCACTGGAGGCCCACCGATGAATGCAGAGAACCTCGAGGCGGGTGACTTTTCCGGCTTGGGTTTGTGCAACTCCACGAATCAGCTGCTCAACGATTGGGCATCGAGTGCCTCGATCGCCGCTGCTGGAGACTATCATTTTGGCAGCAAACAGCCCAGCAAGCAGCATTTGTATATGAAAGCCAAGGATGGCACTTGGTCGGCCGTTAGCTCGGACGCCTATCAGTCCTTCAAGCAgtcccagcatcagcagcagcagccgcagcatcacCAATTCCTCGCTGGTTCAGGTGACAACAACAAGTCCTTAGCTAGTGTCAACAGCTTAGCTGCTAGCGATACCAAATTCATGAGTAGTTTTGGCTCCACCGCCAATGTCTAG
- the LOC117901452 gene encoding roundabout homolog 2 isoform X1, whose amino-acid sequence MDLRFVFIVFLLKWTHAQGSHPPRIVEHPIDTTVPRHEPATLNCKAEGSPTPTIQWYKDGVPLKILPGSHRITLPAGGLFFLKVVNSRRETDAGVYWCEAKNELGVARSRNATLQVAVLRDEFRLEPQNTRIAQGDTALLECAAPRGIPEPAVTWKKGGQKLDLEGSKRVRIVDGGNLAIQDARQTDEGQYQCIAKNPVGVRESSLATLKVHVKPYIIRGPHDQTVLEGASVTFPCRVGGDPMPDVLWLRTASGGNMPLDRVSVLEDRSLKLERVTIADEGEYSCEADNVVGAITAMGTLTVYAPPKFIQRPASKSVELEADTSFECRATGNPKPTIFWTIKNNSTLIFPGAPPLDRFHSLNTEEGHSILTLTRFQRSDKDLVILCNAMNEVSSITSRVQLSLDSQEDRPPPIIIAGPVNQTLPTKSLATLQCKAIGLPNPTISWYRDGIPVQPSSKLNITTAGDLIISDLDRQQDQGLYTCVASSRAGKSTWSGFLRIELPTNPNIKFYRAPEQNKCPTAPGQPKVLNATASALTIVWPTSDKAGASSFLGYSVEMYCTNQSKTWIPIAARLAEPIFTVESLTQGAAYMFIVRAENSLGFSPPSPISEPITGGKLIGVRDGSDIGSSTSQLLLSDVETLLQANDIVELLDVNASDSTTAQLSWDIDSGQYIEGFYLYARELHSTEYKMMTLLNKGQGLSSCTVPGLAKASTYEFFLVPFYKSIVGKPSNSRHVRTLEDVPEAPPYGMEAIQFNRTSVFLKWLPPQPNRTRNGILTSYNVVVKGLDVHNTTRIFKNMTIDAATPTLLLANLTTGVTYYIAVAAATRVGVGPFSHPAVLRIDARTQSLDTGYTRYPISRDIADDFLTQTWFIVLLGSIIAIIVFLLGALVLFKRYQFIKQTSLGSLHGNHAIGTVRKFPTLPLNGGGPVGAGGSNSTSTTNGPNGLWIDPSGGVWRQAAGGGAAAGSAAGGGATKEQLPGYAQATAQQGQQQQPTLLPDYERLSPLNMPDYAEVACSTFKSPTHGGMGSTASSSLYDSCGAYATTNVVANVKLYQNRYAAKPQPQGQSQSQSHSQSNNNNNQSNHQSNNDYQSTGMYSAPPSAHYGCLDGKQQPNLMTTSTASTAIMGGSPAKLKKINITENKMEQMECKTERTNPFNQQQQLLLASNALKQGLGAYANTTLAAQMASGGGAGTLRRQRQPKTLYKSENNILGKASGLRHPIVASNGNMDFLTGGPPMNAENLEAGDFSGLGLCNSTNQLLNDWASSASIAAAGDYHFGSKQPSKQHLYMKAKDGTWSAVSSDAYQSFKQSQHQQQQPQHHQFLAGSGDNNKSLASVNSLAASDTKFMSSFGSTANV is encoded by the exons gTTCACATCCGCCACGAATAGTGGAGCATCCCATAGATACGACAGTGCCACGACACGAGCCAGCGACGCTTAATTGCAAAGCCGAGGGCAGCCCCACGCCCACCATTCAGTGGTATAAGGACGGAGTCCCGCTGAAGATACTGCCGGGCTCTCATCGCATCACCCTGCCAGCTGGTGGATTGTTTTTCCTCAAG GTTGTCAATTCGCGTCGCGAAACAGATGCCGGCGTCTATTGGTGTGAGGCAAAGAATGAATTGGGCGTGGCACGCAGCCGGAATGCCACATTGCAAGTGGCGG tgCTTCGCGATGAGTTCCGCCTGGAGCCACAGAATACACGCATCGCCCAGGGCGATACGGCACTGCTGGAGTGTGCGGCACCGCGGGGCATTCCCGAGCCTGCCGTCACCTGGAAGAAGGGCGGACAGAAATTGGATTTGGAGGGCTCGAAGCGTGTACGCATCGTTGACGGCGGCAATTTGGCCATTCAGGATGCCCGACAGACTGACGAGGGTCAATACCAGTGCATAGCCAAGAATCCCGTTGGGGTGCGCGAATCGTCGCTGGCAACGCTCAAAGTACATG TCAAACCCTACATCATACGTGGACCTCACGATCAAACCGTTTTGGAAGGTGCCTCCGTGACGTTTCCCTGCCGTGTGGGCGGTGACCCCATGCCGgatgtgctgtggctgcgcaCCGCCTCGGGTGGCAATATGCCATTGG ATCGCGTGAGTGTCCTCGAAGATCGCAGCTTGAAGCTGGAGCGTGTGACCATTGCGGATGAGGGCGAGTACAGTTGCGAGGCGGATAATGTGGTGGGCGCCATCACTGCCATGGGCACACTGACAGTTTACG CCCCTCCGAAATTTATACAACGGCCGGCCAGCAAATCGGTGGAACTGGAGGCAGACACCTCCTTCGAGTGCCGTGCGACGGGCAATCCAAAGCCAACGATTTTCTGGACCATCAAGAACAACAGCACACTGATATTTCCGGGTGCACCGCCGCTGGATCGTTTTCACAGCCTCAACACCGAGGAGGGACACTCCATCCTAACGCTGACTCGTTTCCAGCGTTCCGACAAGGATCTGGTCATACTGTGCAACGCCATGAACGAAGTGTCCAGCATAACGTCGCGGGTGCAGCTGAGTCTCGACTCGCAGGAGGATCGTCCGCCGCCGATCATCATCGCGGGGCCCGTGAATCAAACGCTGCCCACCAAGTCCCTGGCGACGCTGCAGTGCAAGGCCATTGGTCTGCCGAATCCAACGATATCCTGGTATCGCGATGGCATACCAGTGCAGCCGAGCAGCAAGCTGAACATCACCACAGCGGGGGATCTGATCATCTCCGACTTGGATCGCCAGCAGGATCAGGGTCTGTACACCTGTGTGGCCAGCTCCCGGGCGGGCAAGTCCACGTGGAGCGGCTTCCTGCGCATCGAACTGCCCACCAATCCGAACATCAAGTTCTATCGAGCGCCCGAGCAGAACAAATGCCCGACGGCACCGGGACAGCCGAAGGTGCTCAATGCCACGGCCTCGGCGCTGACGATTGTGTGGCCCACGAGCGATAAGGCGGGCGCCTCCTCGTTCCTCGGCTACAGCGTGGAGATGTACTGCACGAACCAAAGCAAGACTTGGATCCCGATAGCCGCACGACTGGCAGAGCCCATCTTCACGGTGGAGAGCCTCACGCAGGGCGCCGCTTACATGTTCATTGTGCGGGCAGAGAACTCGCTGGGATTCTCCCCCCCATCGCCCATCTCGGAGCCCATCACAGGCGGCAAACTGATCGGCGTGCGGGATGGCAGTGACATTGGTTCCTCCAcgtcccagctgctgctcagcgaTGTGGAGACGCTGCTGCAGGCCAACGACATTGTGGAGCTGCTCGATGTCAATGCGAGTGACTCGACCACAGCGCAGCTCTCCTGGGACATAGACAGTGGCCAGTACATCGAGGGCTTCTACTTGTACGCCAGGGAACTGCACTCCACGGAGTACAAGATGATGACGCTGCTGAACAAGGGGCAGGGACTGAGCTCCTGCACGGTGCCGGGTCTGGCCAAAGCCTCTACGTATGAGTTTTTTCTTGTGCCATTTTACAAGAGCATCGTAGGAAAGCCCTCGAACTCGCGGCATGTGCGCACGCTGGAAGATG TGCCTGAAGCGCCGCCATATGGCATGGAAGCCATTCAATTCAATCGCACTTCGGTCTTTTTGAAGTGGTTGCCACCGCAACCAAATCGAACACGCAATG GCATCCTCACCAGCTACAATGTGGTCGTCAAAGGACTGGATGTGCACAATACGACGCGGATATTCAAAAATATGACCATAGATGCGGCAACGCCCACACTACTGCTGGCTAACCTCACCACGGGAGTCACCTACTACATTGCCGTGGCGGCTGCGACGCGGGTGGGCGTCGGACCCTTTAGCCATCCGGCAGTGCTCCGCATCGATGCACGCACCCAGTCGCTGGACACGGGCTATACGAG ATATCCCATCAGTCGTGATATTGCCGATGACTTTTTAACACAGACCTGGTTTATCGTCCTGCTGGGCTCCATCATTGCCATAATTGTGTTTCTATTGGGCGCATTGGTACTATTCAAGCGCTATCAATTTATCAAGCAGACCTCGCTGGGCAGCTTACATG GCAATCACGCAATCGGAACCGTGCGAAAGTTTCCAACATTGCCGCTAAATGGAGGCGGACCTGTCGGTGCCGGCGGCTCAAATTCGACGTCAACCACCAACGGCCCCAATGGCCTCTGGATCGATCCCAGTGGCGGTGTTTGGCGACAGGCGGCAGGgggaggcgctgctgctggctctgccgctggagGTGGTGCGACAAAGGAGCAACTTCCGGGATACGCACAGGCCACCGCTCAACagggacaacaacaacagccaacgCTGCTGCCTGATTACGAGAG ACTCTCGCCATTGAATATGCCGGATTATGCGGAAGTTGCATGTTCAACATTCAAAAGTCCCACCCATGGTGGCATGGGCTCGACGGCATCATCGTCGCTGTATGATAGCTGCGGGGCCTATGCCACCACCAATGTGGTGGCCAATGTCAAGCTCTATCAGAATCGCTATGCAGCCAAGCCGCAGCCACAgggccagtcccagtcccagtcccactcccagtcgaacaacaacaacaatcagagCAATCATCAGAGCAATAATGACTATCAATCGACGGGAATGTACTCGGCACCGCCCAGCGCCCACTATGGCTGCCTCGATGGGAAGCAGCAACCAAATCTGATGACAACTTCGACAGCCTCCACGGCCATAATGGGCGGCTCCCCGGCCAAACTGAAAAAGATCAACATTACAGAGAACAAAATGGAACAAATGGAATGCAAGACGGAGCGCACGAATCCTttcaatcagcagcaacaactcctGTTGGCCAGCAATGCCCTGAAGCAGGGCCTGGGCGCCTATGCCAACACCACGCTGGCAGCCCAAATGGCCAGCGGCGGCGGGGCTGGCACACTGCGGCGCCAACGACAGCCCAAGACGCTGTACAAGAGCGAGAATAATATACTGGGCAAGGCCTCAGGGCTGCGGCATCCCATTGTGGCATCAAATGGTAATATGGATTTCCTCACTGGAGGCCCACCGATGAATGCAGAGAACCTCGAGGCGGGTGACTTTTCCGGCTTGGGTTTGTGCAACTCCACGAATCAGCTGCTCAACGATTGGGCATCGAGTGCCTCGATCGCCGCTGCTGGAGACTATCATTTTGGCAGCAAACAGCCCAGCAAGCAGCATTTGTATATGAAAGCCAAGGATGGCACTTGGTCGGCCGTTAGCTCGGACGCCTATCAGTCCTTCAAGCAgtcccagcatcagcagcagcagccgcagcatcacCAATTCCTCGCTGGTTCAGGTGACAACAACAAGTCCTTAGCTAGTGTCAACAGCTTAGCTGCTAGCGATACCAAATTCATGAGTAGTTTTGGCTCCACCGCCAATGTCTAG